The DNA window CCGGCAGGTCGTAACCCATGCCGGCCGTGCCGGAATTGGAAAACAGGCGCTGTCCCGGCTTGATCAGGGCCGCCTGGAACGCCACGACGCAGGCGGTGGCGTTGGCCGTCGCGACCACGTCGCCGGCTTCCAGGCCCTCGAAAAGCCTGCGCATGAAGCTGTAAGGGTTGAGCGGGGAATCCTGGGCGTCATACTCCGGCAGGACGACCGGGTAGCGGGCCCGCCGCTCGCGGCACCACTCCAGCCACTCGGCCTGCTCGGCCGTCCGGGTGAACGGGCGCGCCGCGAGGAGCGGCAGGAAGTCGGCCAGATCCGCGTGGATGGCCAGGTCCGGGCGGACCGTGGGCTTGGCCAGTTCGGCCGCGTCGATGTCGACCCACATCCTGTAGGAGTGGCGGGCGAAGTGCTGCCACGCGTACGACACCTGCCGGATGTTGAGGCGGCAGCCCAGCACCAGCAGGGCGTCGGAGTTCTGGACCGCCAGGTTGCCGGGGCGATCGCCCACCGTGCCCGGCCGGCCGCCGTAGCAGGGATGGTCCTCGGGCAGCAGGTCGTGGGCGTTGAACGCCGTCACGACCGGAATTCCCCAGGACTCGACCAGCGTCAGGAAGTCGGCGTAGGCGCCCGAGATGCGCACGCCGGTGCCGGCCATGACGACCGGCCGCCGCGCGGCCTGCAGCCGGGCGATCACCTCGTCCGCCAGGGGAGCGGCCGCCGGGTAGGTCGGCACCAGGCCTTCCGCGACCGGATCGAAGCCCTGCAGGTCCGCGGGATCGATGCGGGCGGACTGCACGTCGATGGGGATGTCGAGCCATGTCGGCCCGGGCCGGCCGCTGGTCGCCAGGTACAGCGCCTTCTCCAGCTCGTAGCGGATGCGCGCCGGCTCCCAGACCATCGCGGCGTACTTGGTGATGCCCGCGACCATGGGCACGACTTCGACTTCCTGATCGCCCAGTTGCCGCAGGGGCGCCTCGCTCGAGCGCACGCAGGTCTCGCGCTTGACCTGCCCCGAGATGACGATCATGCCCAGCGAATCCTGCCACGCGCCCATCACGCCCGTGAGGGCATTGGTGCAGCCCGGGCCGGTCGTGACGTTGAGGCAGGCCAGGCGGTTGCTCACCCGGAAATAGGCCTCGGCCGCCATCGCACACGCCTGCTCGTGGTGGCAGAACAGCACGTCGAGGGAGGGATGGCGCGTCAACGCGTCGTTGAGGTGCATCGCCCCTCCGCCGGTGACCATGAAGACTTGCATGACGCCGTGGCGGGCCAACGTGTCGGCGACGTAGTCTGCGACACGCACTTGCGTGCTCGGCTTTGTATCGGGGGGCGTGGCGGCTGCGGCTGCCTGTGTAGTCATGGCGACGGGACCTTTGCCTGTGCGGTTTTACCAGGGTACCACGCGCGATGGATGCTATATCATGGCCGGGTGCTTCGCGCTCCTGCTCTCCG is part of the Candidatus Tanganyikabacteria bacterium genome and encodes:
- a CDS encoding thiamine pyrophosphate-binding protein, whose product is MTTQAAAAATPPDTKPSTQVRVADYVADTLARHGVMQVFMVTGGGAMHLNDALTRHPSLDVLFCHHEQACAMAAEAYFRVSNRLACLNVTTGPGCTNALTGVMGAWQDSLGMIVISGQVKRETCVRSSEAPLRQLGDQEVEVVPMVAGITKYAAMVWEPARIRYELEKALYLATSGRPGPTWLDIPIDVQSARIDPADLQGFDPVAEGLVPTYPAAAPLADEVIARLQAARRPVVMAGTGVRISGAYADFLTLVESWGIPVVTAFNAHDLLPEDHPCYGGRPGTVGDRPGNLAVQNSDALLVLGCRLNIRQVSYAWQHFARHSYRMWVDIDAAELAKPTVRPDLAIHADLADFLPLLAARPFTRTAEQAEWLEWCRERRARYPVVLPEYDAQDSPLNPYSFMRRLFEGLEAGDVVATANATACVVAFQAALIKPGQRLFSNSGTAGMGYDLPAAIGASLAGGRRRVICLAGDGSLMMNLQELQTIASNRLPIKLFILNNNGYHSIRQTQSAFFPDNLAGFEPGNGVDFPDFEPLVRAFGLGYARVSSLAEVPAAVARCLGAPGPAVVEAILDPRQPFAPKLASRKLPDGRMFSPPLEDMFPFLDRDELRSNLFFPPLEE